The following nucleotide sequence is from Lepus europaeus isolate LE1 chromosome 16, mLepTim1.pri, whole genome shotgun sequence.
ATGTGCGAAATTTCATTGCTTGCTATTATTTTTGTCATACAATAAGcaagattaaaaaatgaaaagaaataaagatgtttGTTCACTTTTTTCTCTGTCCTGTGGGTATGAAAGAAAAAGCCActggaagaaattaaaattataacatCTTCATATATGACTTATTCAGGCTTTCCTTGTTCCTGGGTGTAATGGTTAATTAGCCTTTAGTGCCTTGTGACTGTAACACGTAAGTGGACCAGGAAGCTCAGAAAATATCCACTGAATTCAAGATTCAGTTTCTGTATTAGCTCTGTTCATGCTTTCATCATCAAAAACTGAGATTATTAGATTTTCATTTTTGGTGGGAATTGAAGACCATATAGTCCTaccataaaaatggaaaacaaaacctGCAGCTCTGGAATTACCAATTTACTAGTTTGAAATTTGTTTattccaaaggggaaaaaaaaatcaccatttccAATATGTACCTTTTCCAGGTTTTGGGGAAAGTGTGTCACACCAAGAACAATTGCAGAACCAGGTAGAGGGCTGTGGCTAAGCCTGGAGCAATATACTTATGGGGCTTGATGAGTATATGTGAGGAGAAATTTGGTTGAGCACCCCAAAGACTGGAGCCAGCATTAGAAAATAGAGGGTTTCAGCCTCTAGGCTAAGAAAGGAAAAGGCATGAAACAGTGACTGCCTGGTCACAGGGGGTACGCAGCTgtcaggaaggcagcaggcagcccctggggaTGTGGAGGCGGTCATCCAAAGCCTTTCCACCACTAAAGCGCCCCATATCATGGTCACCTGCACTCaccagagcttctttcaggccccTGAGCGGGGAGCGTGGCTGGAGGATGGTGCATTCGAAGCGTTGGGGTTCTACAGGCTGATCAACCTCTTTGGCTCTCTGAAGAAACAGAGTGTGATTCTCAGAGTTGGTGATGAAGAAATGAAATGACTTTTTCATTCCACCAAAGATTTTCCTGAGGAGGGAGGTCAAGGGGGTTGTGGAATAGAGTGGGTGACTTTGAAAGCTGCAGGACTGAGATTGGGATTGGAAAGGGACAAGTTTGCCATCGGGCATTTTCCACAGTGATGCGGGAGGGCtggggacaggaagaagagcccATGGTTTCTCCTTGGGCATGATGAGAGTGAGGTGCTCTGAGTCTCATAAGGAGACAGTGCACACATAGAAAATACAAGCacaagggactggtgttgtggcacagctggaagttcaaatcctggctgctccacttctgatctagctccttgctaatgcacacaggaaggaagcaaatgatggtccaagtacttggtggCCCTGTCACCCAAGGGGGAGGTCTGGATGGAATTCTTTGCTTCTTGTTTCCACCCGGCTCAgtccctgactgttgcagtcaattggggagtaaataagtgaatggaaaatctctgtctctccatctatcactctgcctacccagcaaataaaataaatcttaacaaacagAATAGGGTTGGTGTTCATCTTCTGGCTTTTACTAAATATGTCAGAGTTCAATGAGATTTGCTTCGCATATAATCTGTGGAGAGGAGACTTCAAATTCTGGAGCTTCTTAGTTTAATACtaaattatctttatttctctAAAAGGAGATGTTTATTTCCAGtcaaaattaaatgcttttaCCTTTGTCTAGCTAAGTCTCCCATTCTCCGCCTTATGTTATTTTTTGGATTAATAAGATAACATAAATGGCATCTTCTGTGTAATTCTCACCCAACCCTGTGAAGTCATATTTTACAGTTAAAAAACCCAAGTCCTCTACTCCCCCACCCTTGTTAACGCTGGTGCTAGTACTGTGGTTAATCTATCTGCAATTAAATCCAGCATGTTTCCCACTAAGAGAGTACTTCAAGATACTTgtggtaaaatggaaataaaagataagtttagttggttgaaaaaaattgaagtccacACAAggttgttttcataatatgcattcctcatgaactttctgaaaactctttgtatatatggatttcaaaaaatgtttgcactaaaataaagttatgttttaattccaatttccatgcATTTTTGAGGGATCCTATTATTCTATATTGTTCTCTTGTGTTTGCTAACTCTTGAAGTCTACCAGTGTCCAACTTCTTTACTTGAATGCCCCTGTCAGTGAGAAGAAATGGCAGAGTTCACACCCTTGATAAAGATACACACTTATAAACTACAAAAATGCACTACTGACCCAATATCATACATatgttatttattacttttttttttttttgacaggcagagtggatagtgagagagagagagagacagagagaaaggttttcctttttgccgttggttcaccctccaatggccactgcggccggtgcattgtgctgatccgaagccaggagccaggtgcttctcctggtctcccatgcgggttcagggctcaaggacttgggccatcctccactgccttcctgggccatagcagagagctggcctggaagaggggcaaccgggacagaatccggcgccccaaccgggactagaacccggtatgccggcgccgcaaggtggaggattagcctgttaaggcacggcgcctgcctattacttatttttttaaattgaaaggcagagagacagataaagaatattcattgctggttcacttctcaaatttccatgacagggctgggccaggctgaagccaggagctaggaactcaatctgtgtgtggcagggaccaaaccacTTGGGCTGAAACCTGCTCCcagaatatgcattagcaggaagctggacttggaggtggagccaggaattgagcctaggcactctgatatgggatgcaggcatcccaagtagcaccaACCACTGCATGAATTGCCTGTCCCATAGGTACTTTAAAAGATgaacttttggatttttttttaatacagaagtTCTAGGATTTTCTTTCCAAATCCAAAAGAATTAACTTCTGCTTGAGATATTGGCTCAATCCCATTTTTTTGGTAGTTATGTTTGGCATTCCATTTACTGAGAGTGCAACATACTCTTGCCCTTGTTGCTTTATTATCTTGGACCTTGTCTTGCTCTTTGCTTCATTAGTCCCTGTCTGAATTGAAAGTAGAAAAGGGCTTCTGCTTTCTAAGTATCTTCTCTCACCTAGAATATCCAGGATGGAGCATGATAGAATCATTAGGGCTCATGCTGAATGTTTCATACAGTTCAACTTAATCAAATAAGCTACATCTTGTTTTGTAACTAAGAGAAACTTACCTCTTGGAAAGAATCAATCCAATTTTCAGCATTTCTCTTTCCGCCAGGGCGCAACCCGTAGGACCAGTGTTGGCTGGAGCAGCCTTCCACGCATAAAGTCAGCAGCATGAGCCCAGCAAGCAGTTTGGGAATTAGCTCCATTCTAAGGAACAGCAACGCACAATCAAAATAGAGTCAGACTGGGttgagtaaaaaataaaaccctcttTAGTGAAAAGAAcagtatttttatcattaaccttGGAGAAGATAAAAGCTGGAATTACGCAGTTTTCACACACAGATGCTGAAATGACATCTGTTTGCTTACTGAGTtctctagccattgtggacaaAATTGGTTAAGGTTGAGCATTCCTAATCTCAAAATCCAAAGTCCAGAATGCTCCAAACTCTGAAACTCTGAGTGCTGACACAAGTGGAAATTATACTTCAagaaactttgtttcatgcacaTTATTTAAGATTCTatatgttggccggcgctgtggcttagcgggtaaagccgctgcatgcagtgccggcatcgaatacaggcaccagttcgagtcccagctgctccacttctgatccagctctctgctatatggcctgagaaagcagtagaagatggcccatttgcttgggcccctgcacccgtgtgggatacctggaaaaatctcctgctcctggcttcagatcggcacagctccagctgttgcggccaaatgggggggtgaaccagcagatggaagacctctctctctctctctctgcctctcttctctctctttcaaataaataaatctttttttttttaaaaaagatactataTATAACCTTCAGGCTGTGTGTATGAgatgtatatgaaacataaatgaatttcgtTTTTATTCCCATCCCCAAGATACCTCATTTTGTAAagcaaatctttcaaaataataatcatcatcatcatcaaaaacacacaaaatctgaaacacttctggtcccaggcattttggataagggatattcAGTCTGTACTCTAAATTCATATTTCAGGAAGTTTTTAAGTGCTAAAGtaattttttctgtttgcttgaTCATCCAAACACCATGATCCATTCCTTATCAAATTCCCTTTTACGCTTACCATGTCCCACATTGTGGACTGGTTTTCAACCCCATTAGTCCTGAGATAAAACTGGCCCATTTACACTGAGAAGTAGCTTCTACTAGGTATCTCTGGCTAATATAAAGTTGCTTGACATTAAGTGACTACACAGTAGTTTTAATGACATTTTGCTGATTATCAATCCTTTGTCTTCCAAGCATTACCGCTGGCTGCACCATCTGTGAGAGATAGAGGACTCAACTCTGTTCAAAGCAGTGAGGCCTAGACCAGATGCCTCCCTAGCCAACAGGGCCTCTAATTATCTAATCAAATGTTTCTCCATATTAATTTTCACTCGATGGGAAGAGGCTAAAGACAAAGTCAAATACTGGTCAATGAGTTACTGGATTCCCCACAGGACGGGTCTCTTGGCTGGTGGCAAGAACAGTGAAGGACAAGGCTCCTTTAGGTACCACTACACCAGAAGTTAGcctttgaagtgcaaaatgccCTCCAGACACACAATAGCTCATAATCTTAAACAAAACTGCgagaaatttaaagatttttttttttttttacctgtttgGATGTAAAGAGCCAAAGGGATTCCACGCttccttttgtgtgtgttgaGTATTGTGACTTTCCTATTTTTCTAGCTTCCTTTTTATATGAAACTTTTCCAGGACACTGAAATCTTTCCTGCTGATAAATTATACTGCACATGGACTGTGgttttttttcatagtaatttTTGTAATCCTCACATAAAACCCTCTAATGGTGTATGTAATTGGAACACCCACTGGTGTATCTGTTAAATTTACTTAAGCCTGGCCATTAAAACCTCAGCTAAAACTTTTATAGCTGAGACCACAATTCAAAAAGATTAAAATCTAGCTTGGTTGGATTCTCTTGAGGAAACTTGCAGACCTATCAAgagttcaaggaaaataaatgtctTAGACTAAATGAAGTTAAATGTACACATAAAAACTTGGAGAGTCTGCaataaatatattcagaaaaattGAGTCAGGATGCTTTGGAGTTAGTCTCAGCCTTTagattcctcatttgtaaaaggaGAGATTTAAACTAGATGATCAGGGAATTGCTCctggttttaaaaatttgatatataaataaaaataagtgatttttgACACTATATAAAATCTGTATAGGATCCTAAATTAGATGTTATGAGTTTGAAAATTCCCCTATCTCCTATCCAGCAGGTTCCTTCCTTGAGTTCTTGAAAACCATTAGTGATTTACTTATCAAAAAaggttaagaaaaaaatagtcatTAGAATATACTAAAAGCAAAACCATACAGAGCAAACTTAGGTCAGCAATTCAACACATTTCCATAGATACTTACTGAGTTAAAATATGCAAGCTGCTGTGCTAAGAGCAGTGAGCACAAAAATGAGAAATGATAGCTCATGGCATGTGAGTAAGAACATCCACCACTCAATGTAACAACACGCCAACTGGCTATTATCATCCAACTTTCACAAACGTCCCAAGTGGCATGATCTTGGATATATTATTTATACTAGCATTTACTAAAGACACAGAACCATTATTCTTTATTACATTCATTTGGATTCAAGATTGTCTTGGGTTGTAATCCATAATAGTCAAAGATGTCATCCTAATTTAATTTGTCTGTTGTTAACTCTCTGGCATTTAGTCTGCATaggtttgaatgaatgaatgaatgaaagagtcAGTGACTGAATAAGAGAGAGCAAGTATGTTTTAACCAGATTATGCCTAATGCTTCCTCTTTATCAAAGATGTTTTATCTGATGCAGAATTAAATCTTCAT
It contains:
- the GNRH1 gene encoding progonadoliberin-1, which produces MELIPKLLAGLMLLTLCVEGCSSQHWSYGLRPGGKRNAENWIDSFQERAKEVDQPVEPQRFECTILQPRSPLRGLKEALDSLIEEETGQRKI